The uncultured Carboxylicivirga sp. genomic interval TCTCGAAAACCCAATGGATTTTGCTATAGAAACACCAGCTATACCAGAACTTGACGCTTTTACACCTGTGGGTCCTGAAAATATTTATCAAACAGCTGTTGGTATCATGCCCCAAATTAAAAGTTCGGAATACAATGTTACCAGTACCGAATACGATCTTAAAATAGCTAAAGGAAGTTATTACCCAACCTTAAACCTGGGAGCAAATATTGGTGCCAATGCTAACTGGTTAGTAGATGACCCAGATGGTTACAACCGACCTATGTGGGAGCAATTCAAATCAACACGAAACACATATATTGGCGCCTCTTTATCTATTCCTATCTTTAACCGACTTCAAACCCGTAACAATGTTGCTAATGCCAAACTAAGTTTACAAGACGCACAATTTCAATTACAGTCAGCAAAACTGAACTTACGTAAAGAGATTCAACAAGCTTATGCAGATGCGGTAGGTGCATACAAACAATTTTTATCAAGCGAAGAAGCTGTTGCATCCTACAAAGAGTCGTTTCGTTATACCGAGAAAAAATACAATGTAGGCTTGGTTAACTCGGTTGATTATAATGTATCTAAAAATGATTTTACAAAAGCTCAATCCGATCTTCTTCAAGCTAAATACTCGTATATACTACGTACTAAAATATTAGATTTTTATAAAGGAATACCTATTGAACTATAGAATACCCCTTACTCAAATTGATACCAATCGGTTTTGTACCGGTTGGTATTTTTTTTGCTTAATGCCTACCCATAACCGCTTCGTATACAAAAACAACCCCTGAATGAACAACTAATCGATTTCAATGTCTACTAAGGCTATCTCTTTGCATACATATATATACTCAATGCGTTCGAATATCTGCTCAATGCCAATTTATGAGCACTCCATGCATCCTAAAGGCTTCTTAATGTATCCGTAACTCTGCTCAATGCATCAGAAGATGTGCTCAATGCATGATCAATTTTTATACTTGCGACTCAGTTATAAATTCACCAAAAGAAAGTTGAAGCCATTCCGGCCTGAGCGAAGAATTCTATTATTCCTTTTAAAAAAAAGTACTGAAAAATCTTTCGGATTGAGGCAAGCGTTGCGCAACGTTAACAATCCAAAGTACAAAACCTTGTTTCGAGTGGGGTAATTCTGGCTATTAAAGTTATTAGTATATAAATAGAGTGTAACGTTAGCTTTCAAATGCTCCCCAACTTTTTAAAGTGATCCGCAATGCTCGCGAATTAAAAATAATAACCTGAGTTCAGCATATAATTAATAGTATTTAGAATCGATATGAATTAAAAGCGATATTTGTTTTTATGTATAATATATTAAATCTTGTATATATATAATTTTTAATCCCGTACACCATGACAGAAAATCAGCTTAACAGAAAAGAGATGCACGACAATGTTGATGCCTACCTCGATCAGAACGTAACGGTATGGAGTGCAGTACCCATCATTAATACGATTAAAACGCAATTTAAAGCCATTAACATCAGTATAGCTGAGGCATGGCTCAAACAAAATGAAGCACAGGTATTTGTTGGTCAGAATAAAGCCTTACTAAAGCGTGCCATTGCCGAAAAGGCAGACATATTAAACGATCAGATTGAGATATACGCCTCACTAAATGGCGATAGCACACTTGAAGCTAAAATGAGTGACAGCATGAGTGATTTACTTGAATTACGCAACCAGGAATTTATTCTAAAAGTAGATGATGTGGTACTCGAAGCTGAGAATAACCTTGCTCCCCTAACAACAGATTACGGAGTAACTCAAGTGCAGGTAGATGATTTAAAGGGCGATGCCGATACTTTTCGCTCGCTCAATGGCATGCCGCGCAAATATCAAATTGAATCGGTTGTGCGCACGCAGGATTTAAAAGAACTATTTACACAAGCCAACCAGCTCCTGATTAAAATGGACAAACTCATGAAAATTTTTAAAAACCGAAACACTAGTTTTTATAATGGATATGTAGCCGCACGAAACATTATTAATAATTGAAATAATAAATCTATCATACCAACAATGTAAATTGATAATAGGTGCGAATCAACAGTTGAATCCACTTTGGGGTTCCTATATAATACCTTCATGTTCCACGGGTTCCACCCACGGCTATTCATATTAAATCCATTCAGGATTTATAAATGTCCGAAGAACATTAACAATAATAGCCTCGTGCGGAGCGCGGGGTGATTATTTGACTAATGATACAACCCCGAAAGTGGGTAGAACTATGATATAAAAACAATTTGAACTATTTATTGATTCGCATAATAT includes:
- a CDS encoding TolC family protein, translating into MIRKALLGSLLSFAIVTLASAQEVKQWSLLECINYAHENNITVKRQLLNAEYQDNVYKQSKLNMLPNLNASVSGGLNFGYTWIQQSATNVDMNTRSLSTGISSNVALFEGLSRQNTIKKNKYLLMQALEDNEKTKNDITLQITAQYMQILFDKELLAIAKEQYNISQLQVERTQKLVDAGSVAVGNLLEIKSQAAKEALNITQQENNLNLNILTLAQLLDLENPMDFAIETPAIPELDAFTPVGPENIYQTAVGIMPQIKSSEYNVTSTEYDLKIAKGSYYPTLNLGANIGANANWLVDDPDGYNRPMWEQFKSTRNTYIGASLSIPIFNRLQTRNNVANAKLSLQDAQFQLQSAKLNLRKEIQQAYADAVGAYKQFLSSEEAVASYKESFRYTEKKYNVGLVNSVDYNVSKNDFTKAQSDLLQAKYSYILRTKILDFYKGIPIEL